Proteins found in one Vigna radiata var. radiata cultivar VC1973A unplaced genomic scaffold, Vradiata_ver6 scaffold_83, whole genome shotgun sequence genomic segment:
- the LOC106754170 gene encoding violaxanthin de-epoxidase, chloroplastic isoform X1, which produces MATWGAHSMLLSHGEGTGSPNVSVKAGLTVRGDLRFQRTREFKYAPRVVVLKVFSTTRKPTRLCLLKPYRSLGGKHNQGMDYSSTATTTQIPRQIFKFVADRMLVVLNDWNWNNLRIMGIAGILVSILMITPSADAVDALKTCACLLKDCRLELAKCLSNPSCAANIACLQTCNNRPDETECQIKCGDLFENSVVDEFNECAVSRKKCVPKKSDVGEFPAPNPDVLVNSFNIADFSGKWFITSGLNPTFDTFDCQLHEFHTESNKLVGNLTWRIRTPDAGFITRSAEQKFVQDPSYPGILYNHDNEYLHYQDDWYILSSKIENKPDDYVFVYYRGRNDAWDGYGGAVVYTRSAILPESIVPELERAAKNVGRDFSKFIKTDNTCGPEPSLVERLEKKVEEGEETIVKEVEQLEVEVEKVGKTEVTLFQKLAEGFKVFQEDEENFLKGLSKEEMEILNGLKMEAREVEKLFGNALPIRKLR; this is translated from the exons ATGGCGACGTGGGGTGCACATTCAATGTTGTTATCCCATGGGGAAGGCACAGGCAGTCCCAATGTATCTGTAAAAGCAGGCCTTACTGTTAGAGGCGATTTAAGGTTTCAGAGAACGAGAGAGTTTAAATATGCTCCTCGAGTGGTAGTGCTCAAAGTGTTTTCCACTACCAGAAAGCCAACGCGTTTGTGCTTGTTAAAACCTTATCGTAGTTTAGGGGGGAAACACAACCAAGGGATGGATTATTCTTCAACTGCTACTACTACACAAATTCCACGG CAGATATTCAAATTTGTTGCTGACCGAATGCTTGTTGTTCTTAATGATTGGAATTGGAATAATTTACGCATCATGGGAATAGCTGGCATATTGGTATCAATTTTAATGATCACTCCATCAGCTGATGCTGTTGATGCTCTTAAAACTTGTGCTTGCTTATTGAAGGATTGCAG GTTGGAACTGGCTAAGTGTCTTTCAAACCCATCTTGTGCTGCCAATATTGCCTGTCTCCAAACTTGCAACAATCGACCTGATGAGACTGAATGTCAA ATTAAATGTGGGGACCTGTTTGAAAACAGTGTGGTTGATGAATTCAATGAGTGTGCAGTCTCACGGAAGAAATGTGTACCTAAGAAATCTGATGTGGGAGAATTTCCTGCTCCAAATCCTGATGTCCTTGTTAATAGCTTCAACATTGCGGATTTCAGTGGCAAATGGTTCATCACTAGTGGCTTAAATCCTACCTTTGATACCTTTGACTGCCAATTACATGAGTTCCACACAGAATCCAATAAACTTGTGGGTAATTTGACATGGAGAATACGGACTCCGGATGCTGGATTTATTACTAGGTCCGCTGAACAGAAATTTGTTCAAGATCCTTCCTATCCTGGGATCCTCTACAATCATGACAACGAGTACCTTCACTATCAAGATGACTG GTATATTTTGTCATCAAAGATTGAGAATAAACCAGATGACTACGTATTTGTATACTACCGAGGCAGAAACGATGCATGGGATGGTTATGGAGGTGCTGTTGTGTACACAAGAAGTGCAATTTTGCCAGAATCTATAGTTCCTGAACTTGAAAGAGCAGCCAAGAATGTAGGAAGAGACTTTAGCAAATTCATCAAGACAGATAACACATGTGGACCAGAGCCTTCCCTGGTGGAAAGGTTGGAGAAAAAGGTAGAGGAAGGAGAGGAGACCATTGTGAAGGAAGTTGAACAGTTAGAAGTAGAGGTGGAGAAGGTGGGGAAAACAGAGGTCACATTGTTTCAGAAGTTGGCAGAAGGGTTCAAAGTATTTCAAGAAGATGAGGAAAACTTCTTGAAAGGgctttcaaaagaagaaatggAGATACTTAATGGCCTCAAAATGGAAGCCAGAGAAGTAGAGAAACTCTTTGGAAATGCCTTGCCCATAAGGAAACTAAGATAA
- the LOC106754046 gene encoding U1 small nuclear ribonucleoprotein A, whose protein sequence is MSEVNATPEIPQNNTIYINNLNEKIKIDELKKSLNAVFTQFGKILEVLAFKTLKHKGQAWVVFEEVSSASNALRQMQGFPFYDKPMRIQYAKTKSDVIAKADGTFVPREKRKRHDDKGKKRKDQHDANLAGMGLNPAYSGAYGATPMIPYPGGAKSMVPEAPAPPNNILFIQNLPNESTPMMLQMLFLQYPGFKEVRMVEAKPGIAFVEYGDEMQSTVAMQSLQGFKITPQNPMLITYAKK, encoded by the exons ATGTCTGAAGTGAATGCTACCCCTGAAATTCCTCAAAACAACACCATCTACATCAATAACCTTAACGAGAAGATCAAGATTGATG AGTTGAAGAAGTCTCTGAACGCTGTTTTCACTCAGTTCGGGAAGATACTTGAGGTGTTAGcttttaaaaccctaaaacacaAAGGTCAAGCTTGGGTGGTCTTTGAGGAGGTCTCTTCTGCTTCCAATGCTCTGCGGCAAATGCAAGGATTTCCCTTCTATGATAAGCCCATG AGAATACAGTATGCAAAGACCAAATCTGATGTAATAGCAAAAGCGGATGGTACTTTTGTTCCTAGGGAAAAACGTAAGAGGCATGATGACAAAG GCAAAAAGCGGAAGGACCAACATGATGCTAATTTAGCTGGAATGGGACTAAATCCAGCCTATTCTGGTGCTTATGGTGCAACACCTATG ATACCTTATCCAGGTGGTGCAAAATCCATGGTACCTGAGGCTCCTGCACCACCAAATAATATTCTCTTTATTCAGAATCTTCCCAATGAGTCAACTCCCATGATGCTGCAAATGCTCTTTCTCCAATATCCTGGATTCAAGGAAGTTAGAATGGTTGAAGCAAAGCCAGGAATTGCCTTTGTGGAATATGGTGATGAGATGCAATCTACAGTTGCAATGCAGTCGCTGCAAGGTTTCAAGATAACCCCACAAAACCCTATGTTGATAACTTACGCAAAAAAATAG
- the LOC106754031 gene encoding probable serine/threonine-protein kinase PBL26 isoform X2 — translation MNCFPCFSKTKKSNSRREQQGPTQHQENVIATKPPDVKKPKADDPTNVDTSNIQAQNFTFRELAIATKNFRQECLMGEGGFGRVYKGTIPATGQVVAVKQLDRNGAQGCKDFLVEVLMLSLLNHDNLVKLTGYCADGDQRLLVYEFMPGGSLEARLLERKPDEAPLDWYSRMKIASHAAKGLWYLHDKANPSIIYRDLKSANILLDDDFNAKLSDYGLAKLAGNDKANIVPTRVMGTYGYSAPEYVRTGNLTLKSDVYSFGVVLLELITGRRAVDTTRSHDEQNLVSWAQPIFRDPKRYPDMADPNLNNEFPEKDLNQVVAIAAMCLQEEAAARPLMSDVVTALSFLSTACPEGGGGDNNSSSGEYSSSSDDSGSSKNQS, via the exons ATGAATTGTTTTCCGTGTTTTTCAAAGACTAAGAAAAGCAATAGCAGGAGGGAGCAGCAAGGGCCTACGCAACACCAAGAAAACGTTATAGCAACAAAACCTCCGG ACGTGAAAAAACCAAAAGCAGATGATCCAACTAATGTTGACACTTCAAATATTCAAGCACAAAATTTCACGTTCCGTGAACTGGCAATTGCAACGAAGAATTTCCGACAAGAATGTTTGATGGGTGAAGGTGGCTTTGGCAGAGTTTACAAGGGAACAATTCCTGCAACCGGGCAG GTGGTAGCAGTGAAGCAACTTGACCGAAATGGGGCGCAAGGATGTAAGGATTTTCTGGTTGAGGTTTTGATGTTAAGCCTCTTGAACCATGACAACCTCGTCAAACTCACTGGTTATTGCGCTGATGGAGATCAACGTCTTTTGGTGTATGAGTTCATGCCAGGTGGCTCGTTAGAAGCCCGTCTTCTTG AGAGGAAACCAGATGAAGCTCCATTAGATTGGTACAGCAGAATGAAAATAGCATCACATGCTGCGAAAGGATTGTGGTACTTGCACGACAAGGCCAACCCTTCAATCATATATCGAGACTTGAAATCTGCGAACATCTTGCTAGATGATGATTTCAATGCAAAACTATCAGATTATGGATTGGCCAAACTTGCTGGCAACGATAAGGCGAACATTGTACCCACAAGAGTTATGGGCACTTATGGTTACAGTGCTCCTGAGTACGTAAGAACAGGTAACCTCACCTTGAAATCAGATGTCTACAGTTTTGGAGTTGTCTTGCTGGAGCTCATTACTGGACGGCGTGCGGTTGACACCACAAGATCACACGATGAGCAAAATCTAGTTTCATGG GCACAACCGATATTTAGGGATCCAAAGAGATATCCAGATATGGCAGATCCAAATTTGAATAATGAATTCCCAGAAAAGGATTTGAACCAAGTTGTTGCAATTGCAGCCATGTGCTTGCAGGAGGAAGCAGCAGCCCGTCCTTTGATGAGTGATGTTGTAACTGCTCTGAGTTTTCTTTCCACTGCTTGTCCAGAGGGTGGTGGTGGCGACAACAATAGCTCCTCCGGTGAATACTCTTCTTCTAGCGATGACAGTGGATCTTCTAAAAACCAG TCCTGA
- the LOC106754032 gene encoding probable receptor-like protein kinase At5g18500 produces the protein MKTKTHLPLHLLFALIFLATAFPHSSPLLFPDALTDPQGSCVLKFNTSQYMAMDECVEVNEYIYSWGEDGFPTTLCCRNALTVVSNALATRALSSGGQVFLPQNQWQPCLQSFQPQPGMSLDSCGFDNLYQGSSICSNFILQDVRTLQQYQDALSRCSHFNQPFGQSCAECTSGISNVRDALYSQVEKHNNEIDRAICGVAAIVALAAARPNDPLVDKFLLCLPSSASGSDKRGSLWKALLSVPVVVIVILIVVIMVKCLSKKKGGKPVDLQDITAWSGLYWFCKAEIENAMNYGGRKISLGRGSAGHVYRGVLPSGQIVAIKHLTRSNTSESFTREVEGLSRLRHPNLVCLFGCCIEGDERYLVYEFCANGNLAQHLLRRDSHLTWETRVRILRDCSFALKYLHHHMEGCVVHRDIKLTNILLTEKYQAKLSDFGLSKVMGIKESKVFTDVRGTIGYMDPEYMSNAKLTCASDVYSFGIVALQILSGQKVIELDLDARDQLTRKARDVSMGKRPLSDFEDPRLKGKVDKADFEAILQIAVLCVAKSSKGRPTIEVVFDELDKVCMDTETKMKVKKDESSSSNSTPSSKSSKSAPL, from the exons atgaaaacaaaaacacacttaCCTCTTCATCTTTTGTTTGCACTTATATTTCTTGCAACAGCATTCCCTCATTCCTCCCCACTCCTATTCCCTGATGCACTCACCGATCCGCAAG GGTCATGTGTGCTGAAGTTCAACACAAGCCAATATATGGCAATGGATGAGTGCGTAGAAGTGAATGAGTATATTTACTCGTGGGGTGAGGACGGGTTCCCGACCACATTGTGCTGTCGAAATGCTCTCACGGTTGTGTCCAATGCGTTGGCCACACGAGCACTGAGCTCGGGAGGACAAGTGTTCCTTCCCCAAAATCAATGGCAGCCTTGTTTGCAGTCATTTCAACCGCAACCAGGGATGTCACTTGATTCATGTGGCTTTGACAACTTGTACCAAGGAAGTTCCATATGCTCCAACTTCATTTTGCAGGATGTTAGGACCCTGCAACAGTACCAAGACGCATTGAGCCGGTGCTCCCACTTCAACCAACCTTTTGGTCAATCTTGTGCAGAATGTACCAGTGGAATATCGAACGTGAGAGATGCTTTGTATTCTCAAGTTGAAAAACACAACAACGAGATTGACAGAGCCATATGTGGGGTAGCAGCTATTGTTGCTCTTGCAGCTGCCAGACCAAATGATCCTCTCGTTGACAAATTTTTACTATGCTTGCCATCTTCAGCTTCAGGATCAGACAAAA GAGGATCTCTGTGGAAAGCCTTGCTGAGTGTGCCAGTAGTTGTGATTGTAATATTGATTGTGGTTATTATGGTGAAATGTTTGTCCAAGAAGAAGGGTGGTAAACCGGTTGACTTGCAAGACATCACTGCATGGTCTGGATTGTACTGGTTCTGCAAAGCGGAAATTGAGAATGCCATGAACTACGGTGGTCGAAAGATAAGCCTTGGACGTGGAAGCGCAGGGCATGTATATAGAGGCGTTCTACCCAGTGGTCAAATCGTGGCCATCAAGCATTTAACAAGGAGTAATACCTCTGAGTCTTTCACTCGAGAAGTTGAAGGCCTTTCAAGGCTTCGCCATCCAAACTTGGTTTGCCTCTTTGGCTGCTGCATTGAAGGGGATGAGAGATATTTAGTCTATGAATTTTGTGCAAATGGGAATCTTGCTCAACATCTCTTAC GAAGAGATAGTCACTTGACCTGGGAAACAAGAGTGAGAATTTTGAGAGATTGTTCGTTTGCACTCAAGTACCTCCACCATCATATGGAAGGCTGTGTTGTCCATAGAGATATAAAG ctTACGAACATTCTTTTGACTGAGAAATACCAAGCGAAACTGTCAGATTTTGGACTGTCAAAGGTGATGGGAATCAAAGAGAGCAAGGTTTTTACCGATGTAAGAGGAACCATAGGCTACATGGATCCAGAATACATGAGTAATGCCAAGCTAACGTGTGCCAGTGATGTGTACAGTTTTGGTATTGTTGCTTTGCAAATATTGTCTGGACAGAAAGTCATAGAGTTGGATCTTGATGCCAGAGACCAGCTCACAAGGAAG GCAAGAGATGTGAGTATGGGAAAGCGTCCATTGTCTGATTTTGAAGACCCACGGCTAAAAGGAAAGGTTGATAAGGCAGACTTTGAAGCCATCCTACAAATTGCAGTGTTGTGTGTTGCCAAATCAAGCAAAGGCCGACCAACCATTGAGGTTGTTTTTGATGAATTGGACAAGGTCTGCATGGACACAGAAACCAAGAtg aAGGTAAAGAAGGATGAGAGTTCATCATCAAACTCCACTCCCAGCTCCAAATCCTCCAAATCAGCTCCTCTTTGA
- the LOC106754031 gene encoding probable serine/threonine-protein kinase PBL26 isoform X1 translates to MNCFPCFSKTKKSNSRREQQGPTQHQENVIATKPPDVKKPKADDPTNVDTSNIQAQNFTFRELAIATKNFRQECLMGEGGFGRVYKGTIPATGQVVAVKQLDRNGAQGCKDFLVEVLMLSLLNHDNLVKLTGYCADGDQRLLVYEFMPGGSLEARLLERKPDEAPLDWYSRMKIASHAAKGLWYLHDKANPSIIYRDLKSANILLDDDFNAKLSDYGLAKLAGNDKANIVPTRVMGTYGYSAPEYVRTGNLTLKSDVYSFGVVLLELITGRRAVDTTRSHDEQNLVSWAQPIFRDPKRYPDMADPNLNNEFPEKDLNQVVAIAAMCLQEEAAARPLMSDVVTALSFLSTACPEGGGGDNNSSSGEYSSSSDDSGSSKNQVSEK, encoded by the exons ATGAATTGTTTTCCGTGTTTTTCAAAGACTAAGAAAAGCAATAGCAGGAGGGAGCAGCAAGGGCCTACGCAACACCAAGAAAACGTTATAGCAACAAAACCTCCGG ACGTGAAAAAACCAAAAGCAGATGATCCAACTAATGTTGACACTTCAAATATTCAAGCACAAAATTTCACGTTCCGTGAACTGGCAATTGCAACGAAGAATTTCCGACAAGAATGTTTGATGGGTGAAGGTGGCTTTGGCAGAGTTTACAAGGGAACAATTCCTGCAACCGGGCAG GTGGTAGCAGTGAAGCAACTTGACCGAAATGGGGCGCAAGGATGTAAGGATTTTCTGGTTGAGGTTTTGATGTTAAGCCTCTTGAACCATGACAACCTCGTCAAACTCACTGGTTATTGCGCTGATGGAGATCAACGTCTTTTGGTGTATGAGTTCATGCCAGGTGGCTCGTTAGAAGCCCGTCTTCTTG AGAGGAAACCAGATGAAGCTCCATTAGATTGGTACAGCAGAATGAAAATAGCATCACATGCTGCGAAAGGATTGTGGTACTTGCACGACAAGGCCAACCCTTCAATCATATATCGAGACTTGAAATCTGCGAACATCTTGCTAGATGATGATTTCAATGCAAAACTATCAGATTATGGATTGGCCAAACTTGCTGGCAACGATAAGGCGAACATTGTACCCACAAGAGTTATGGGCACTTATGGTTACAGTGCTCCTGAGTACGTAAGAACAGGTAACCTCACCTTGAAATCAGATGTCTACAGTTTTGGAGTTGTCTTGCTGGAGCTCATTACTGGACGGCGTGCGGTTGACACCACAAGATCACACGATGAGCAAAATCTAGTTTCATGG GCACAACCGATATTTAGGGATCCAAAGAGATATCCAGATATGGCAGATCCAAATTTGAATAATGAATTCCCAGAAAAGGATTTGAACCAAGTTGTTGCAATTGCAGCCATGTGCTTGCAGGAGGAAGCAGCAGCCCGTCCTTTGATGAGTGATGTTGTAACTGCTCTGAGTTTTCTTTCCACTGCTTGTCCAGAGGGTGGTGGTGGCGACAACAATAGCTCCTCCGGTGAATACTCTTCTTCTAGCGATGACAGTGGATCTTCTAAAAACCAGGTTAGtgaaaaataa
- the LOC106754170 gene encoding violaxanthin de-epoxidase, chloroplastic isoform X2, which yields MATWGAHSMLLSHGEGTGSPNVSVKAGLTVRGDLRFQRTREFKYAPRVVVLKVFSTTRKPTRLCLLKPYRSLGGKHNQGMDYSSTATTTQIPRIFKFVADRMLVVLNDWNWNNLRIMGIAGILVSILMITPSADAVDALKTCACLLKDCRLELAKCLSNPSCAANIACLQTCNNRPDETECQIKCGDLFENSVVDEFNECAVSRKKCVPKKSDVGEFPAPNPDVLVNSFNIADFSGKWFITSGLNPTFDTFDCQLHEFHTESNKLVGNLTWRIRTPDAGFITRSAEQKFVQDPSYPGILYNHDNEYLHYQDDWYILSSKIENKPDDYVFVYYRGRNDAWDGYGGAVVYTRSAILPESIVPELERAAKNVGRDFSKFIKTDNTCGPEPSLVERLEKKVEEGEETIVKEVEQLEVEVEKVGKTEVTLFQKLAEGFKVFQEDEENFLKGLSKEEMEILNGLKMEAREVEKLFGNALPIRKLR from the exons ATGGCGACGTGGGGTGCACATTCAATGTTGTTATCCCATGGGGAAGGCACAGGCAGTCCCAATGTATCTGTAAAAGCAGGCCTTACTGTTAGAGGCGATTTAAGGTTTCAGAGAACGAGAGAGTTTAAATATGCTCCTCGAGTGGTAGTGCTCAAAGTGTTTTCCACTACCAGAAAGCCAACGCGTTTGTGCTTGTTAAAACCTTATCGTAGTTTAGGGGGGAAACACAACCAAGGGATGGATTATTCTTCAACTGCTACTACTACACAAATTCCACGG ATATTCAAATTTGTTGCTGACCGAATGCTTGTTGTTCTTAATGATTGGAATTGGAATAATTTACGCATCATGGGAATAGCTGGCATATTGGTATCAATTTTAATGATCACTCCATCAGCTGATGCTGTTGATGCTCTTAAAACTTGTGCTTGCTTATTGAAGGATTGCAG GTTGGAACTGGCTAAGTGTCTTTCAAACCCATCTTGTGCTGCCAATATTGCCTGTCTCCAAACTTGCAACAATCGACCTGATGAGACTGAATGTCAA ATTAAATGTGGGGACCTGTTTGAAAACAGTGTGGTTGATGAATTCAATGAGTGTGCAGTCTCACGGAAGAAATGTGTACCTAAGAAATCTGATGTGGGAGAATTTCCTGCTCCAAATCCTGATGTCCTTGTTAATAGCTTCAACATTGCGGATTTCAGTGGCAAATGGTTCATCACTAGTGGCTTAAATCCTACCTTTGATACCTTTGACTGCCAATTACATGAGTTCCACACAGAATCCAATAAACTTGTGGGTAATTTGACATGGAGAATACGGACTCCGGATGCTGGATTTATTACTAGGTCCGCTGAACAGAAATTTGTTCAAGATCCTTCCTATCCTGGGATCCTCTACAATCATGACAACGAGTACCTTCACTATCAAGATGACTG GTATATTTTGTCATCAAAGATTGAGAATAAACCAGATGACTACGTATTTGTATACTACCGAGGCAGAAACGATGCATGGGATGGTTATGGAGGTGCTGTTGTGTACACAAGAAGTGCAATTTTGCCAGAATCTATAGTTCCTGAACTTGAAAGAGCAGCCAAGAATGTAGGAAGAGACTTTAGCAAATTCATCAAGACAGATAACACATGTGGACCAGAGCCTTCCCTGGTGGAAAGGTTGGAGAAAAAGGTAGAGGAAGGAGAGGAGACCATTGTGAAGGAAGTTGAACAGTTAGAAGTAGAGGTGGAGAAGGTGGGGAAAACAGAGGTCACATTGTTTCAGAAGTTGGCAGAAGGGTTCAAAGTATTTCAAGAAGATGAGGAAAACTTCTTGAAAGGgctttcaaaagaagaaatggAGATACTTAATGGCCTCAAAATGGAAGCCAGAGAAGTAGAGAAACTCTTTGGAAATGCCTTGCCCATAAGGAAACTAAGATAA
- the LOC106754033 gene encoding periodic tryptophan protein 1 homolog: MMSSISWVPKGVSKPVVLITEAMMELLTEIYGDDPYLKNHNDYSYEELCVPINPTDSLIVCARVKEQGRDSFGVFEVWILIDEEKYLYFHHDIRISALPLCSAWLDYPLEGGERGNFLAVGSIEPNIQIFNVDVVSEFRDGKGTPCMVLGSTEDDGHSDSVLGLAWNKEYRNIIASASADTKVKIWDMVSGKCESTMTDHTDKVQAVAWNPHSPRSLLTGSFDGTVFLKDGRITSHDGCKWELNAKVESLAWDPHSEHSFVVSLENGTVKLIDVRTAKSDSGSEFNANEHGKAVTSVSYNLAIPNLLATGSLDNKVKLWDLSNNQPSCVASYSPKVWPVCSISFSEENPFLLAIGGSKGIKIPIIERTTTLEVWDTQSYSGISEKYGNYMK; encoded by the exons ATGATGTCGTCAATTTCATGGGTACCCAAAGGAGTATCAAAACCAGTTGTCCTCATAACCGAAGCCATGATGGAGCTCCTCACGGAAATTTATGGAGATGATCCATATCTCAAAAATCACAAT GATTATTCTTATGAGGAACTTTGCGTTCCCATTAATCCAACGGATTCTCTCATTGTTTGTGCACGGGTAAAGGAACAAGGTCGTGATAGTTTTGGTGTTTTTGAG GTTTGGATACTTATcgatgaagaaaaatatttgtattttcacCATGACATCCGAATTTCAGCATTGCCGCTTTGCTCAGCTTGGCTTGATTATCCCCTTGAAGGAGGAGAGAGAG GGAACTTCTTAGCTGTTGGTTCGATTGAACctaatattcaaatttttaacgTTGACGTTGTAAGTGAATTTA GGGATGGAAAGGGAACGCCATGTATGGTGTTGGGTAGCACTGAAGATGATGGCCACAGTGACTCAGTACTTGGTCTTGCATGGAACAAAGAGTACAG GAATATAATTGCAAGTGCCAGTGCTGACACGAAAGTGAAGATTTGGGATATGGTCAGTGGGAAGTGTGAAAGTACGATGACGGATCACACAGACAAG GTTCAAGCTGTTGCTTGGAATCCCCATTCACCACGGTCTCTTCTTACTGGTTCCTTTGATGGTACTGTTTTTTTG AAGGACGGGAGGATCACATCACATGATGGTTGTAAGTGGGAACTCAATGCTAAAGTAGAGAGCTTGGCATGGGATCCACACTCTGAGCACTCTTTTGTG GTGAGTCTTGAAAATGGTACTGTTAAATTGATTGATGTTCGGACTGCCAAGTCAGATTCCGGATCTGAGTTCAATGCTAATGAACATGGCAAAGCTGTTACATCAGTATCCTACAATCTGGCAATTCCTAAT CTTCTCGCTACGGGATCGTTGGACAACAAG GTAAAGCTTTGGGATTTGTCAAACAACCAACCTTCTTGTGTGGCCTCTTATTCTCCAAAAGTA TGGCCTGTCTGTTCTATTTCATTCTCGGAAGAGAACCCTTTTTTGTTGGCTATAGGAGGCTCAAAGGGAATAAAAATACCAATAATTGAAAGAACAACTACTTTGGAG GTATGGGACACTCAATCGTATTCTGGAATTTCTGAAAAATATGGGAACTACATGAAGTAA
- the LOC106754013 gene encoding uncharacterized protein LOC106754013 has product MDECKRSGQIPAFGNWDYANELPITQYFETARQAGLVRYSSSSGESDPYVRPHRDLYAVDFKKPLRNMPPSTVKKATRSKERRCAQVMVMVNDKEKEGVKVNTRKQGKVCDVTEQARKPVRKEMHVPLSPPPRPVRLPKPVDEDLYKIPPELLRTTKRKKMLGFISKCLVPAACAS; this is encoded by the exons ATGGAT GAATGCAAGAGGAGCGGCCAAATACCTGCCTTCGGAAACTGGGATTACGCAAACGAGTTGCCAATCACCCAGTACTTCGAGACTGCCAGACAGGCCGGTTTAGTTCGTTACAGTTCCTCCTCCGGCGAGAGCGATCCCTACGTGCGTCCCCATCGCGATCTCTACGCCGTCGATTTCAAGAAACCTCTTCGGAATATGCCACCGTCAACAGTTAAAAAg GCGACGAGGAGCAAAGAAAGGAGGTGTGCGCAGGTTATGGTGATGGTTAATGATAAGGAAAAAGAGGGTGTGAAGGTGAACACGAGAAAGCAAGGGAAAGTGTGCGACGTGACGGAACAGGCAAGGAAGCCGGTGAGAAAAGAAATGCATGTTCCGCTTTCTCCGCCACCTCGTCCCGTTAGACTTCCGAAACCTGTCGACGAAGATCTCTACAAGATCCCTCCGGAGCTTCTTCGCACAACCAAGCGC AAGAAAATGCTGGGTttcatttccaagtgtttggtTCCTGCGGCCTGCGCTTCATGA